A single Oncorhynchus tshawytscha isolate Ot180627B linkage group LG01, Otsh_v2.0, whole genome shotgun sequence DNA region contains:
- the LOC112249737 gene encoding epoxide hydrolase 4, which produces MARVLYNLLMFTIGLTLRIRVLGYWSLIYGYCALCTAVALLKLWWNIILRPSTTFQWGIRETPPACLNDTSLGTHCYVRIKESGLRFHYVAAGERGKPLMLFLHGFPEFWFSWRHQLREFKSEFRVVAVDLRGYGESDLPPSTESYRFDYLVTDVKDIVEYLGYNRCYLVGHDWGGTIAWLFAIHYPEMVTKLIVLNCPHPSVFTDYALRHPSQLLKSSYFFFFQLPRFPELMLSINDFKALKGLFTSRSTGIGRKGRWLTAEDMEAYLYAFSQPGALTGALNYYRNVFSSLPLSQNDVKSPVLLLWGERDAFLEQEMAEACRVYIRNHFRLNIISGASHWLQQDQPDIVNTLIWTFLKEGEGRKTHRN; this is translated from the exons ATGGCGAGAGTGCTCTATAACTTGCTCATGTTTACAATCGGACTCACGCTGAGGATCCGAGTTTTGGGGTATTGGTCGTTGATATACGGTTATTGTGCCCTTTGCACTGCCGTAGCGCTGCTGAAACTTTGGTGGAACATAATTTTAAGGCCGTCAACAACCTTCCAGTGGGGGATTCGCGAAACACCCCCTGCATGCCTGAACGACACGTCCTTGGGAACGCACTGTTATGTTAGAATAAAG GAGTCTGGTCTGAGGTTTCACTATGTTGCTGCTGGAGAGCGAGGGAAACCACTCATGCTGTTTTTGCATGGCTTCCCAGAGTTCTG GTTTTCCTGGCGCCACCAGCTGCGTGAGTTTAAAAGTGAGTTCCGTGTGGTGGCCGTTGACTTGCGAGGCTACGGGGAGTCTGACTTGCCGCCATCCACAGAGAGTTACCGCTTTGACTACCTGGTCACCGACGTCAAGGACATTGTGGAATACCTAG gTTACAACAGATGTTACCTGGTCGGCCATGATTGGGGAGGAACCATCGCTTGGCTGTTCGCCATCCACTACCCCGAGATGGTGACCAAACTCATCGTCTTAAACTgcccccatccctctgtcttcaccg ATTATGCCCTGCGTCATCCCAGCCAGCTGCTGAAATCCagctacttcttcttcttccagCTGCCTCGCTTCCCAGAGCTCATGCTCTCAATCAATGattttaag GCGCTGAAGGGCCTGTTCACCAGCCGTAGTACAGGGATTGGGAGGAAGGGTCGGTGGCTCACTGCAGAGGACATGGAGGCTTATCTCTACGCCTTCTCCCAGCCAGGGGCCCTGACCGGGGCCCTCAACTACTACAGGAATGTCTTCAG CTCCCTCCCACTGAGCCAGAATGATGTCAAGTCTccagtgttgttgttgtggggTGAGAGGGATGCCTTCCTGGAGCAGGAGATGGCTGAGGCGTGCAGGGTCTACATCCGGAACCACTTCCGACTCAACATCATCTCTGGAGCCAGCCACTGGCTACAGCAGGACCAGCCTGACATCGTCAACACACTCATTTGGACCTTCCTCAAAGAGGGAGAGGGGCGTAAAACGCACAGGAACTGA